A genomic segment from Fervidobacterium gondwanense DSM 13020 encodes:
- the tdh gene encoding L-threonine 3-dehydrogenase yields MKAIMKQTAGPGLVMTEVEKPTELGPRDVLVKIRRASICGTDIHIYKWDEWSQSRIIPPLITGHEMAGEVVEVGSAVTQVKVGDLVAAETHIPCEHCYQCKTGRMHICKNLKILGVDTNGIFAEYAVIPETVLWRFSKEIPLDFASVMEPFGNAIHTASVTNLLGKTVLITGAGPIGLMAIQVAKVAGASTVIVSEVDPLRIQMARENGADVVINPAEKDLVREVYKLLDDGVDVLLEMSGNRKAFEDGLKCVTMGGEVSVLGIFGGKIDINIDALLTMRGLTMYGITGRRMFETWRIADELLRTKKVDLSKVVTHVLPFDQWEKGFELMLNKQCGKVVLNLD; encoded by the coding sequence ATGAAAGCTATAATGAAGCAAACAGCAGGACCAGGGCTTGTAATGACAGAAGTTGAAAAGCCAACGGAACTTGGACCAAGAGATGTGCTTGTTAAAATAAGGCGTGCTTCAATATGTGGTACGGATATACATATATACAAATGGGATGAATGGTCGCAGTCTCGAATCATCCCACCACTGATAACCGGACATGAAATGGCTGGTGAAGTTGTAGAGGTAGGTAGTGCGGTAACACAAGTTAAAGTGGGCGATTTAGTTGCGGCGGAGACGCACATTCCTTGCGAGCACTGCTATCAGTGTAAAACGGGAAGAATGCACATCTGTAAGAATTTGAAAATACTTGGCGTGGATACAAACGGTATCTTTGCAGAGTACGCGGTTATACCAGAAACTGTTCTGTGGCGCTTTTCAAAAGAGATACCTCTGGATTTCGCGTCTGTAATGGAGCCGTTTGGTAACGCTATACACACAGCTTCCGTAACAAACCTTCTCGGAAAGACTGTACTCATAACAGGTGCTGGTCCGATAGGCTTAATGGCGATACAAGTTGCTAAAGTTGCAGGAGCAAGTACGGTAATAGTTTCCGAGGTTGATCCGCTTAGAATCCAAATGGCGAGAGAAAATGGAGCAGATGTAGTAATAAATCCTGCGGAGAAGGATCTTGTAAGAGAAGTTTATAAATTGCTTGACGATGGTGTCGATGTATTGCTCGAAATGAGCGGAAATAGAAAAGCATTTGAAGATGGTTTGAAATGCGTGACGATGGGCGGAGAGGTATCCGTTCTTGGTATATTCGGCGGCAAGATCGATATCAATATCGATGCATTGCTAACTATGAGAGGCCTCACAATGTACGGCATAACCGGAAGGCGCATGTTCGAAACTTGGAGAATCGCAGATGAGCTGTTGAGGACAAAGAAAGTTGACCTCTCAAAAGTCGTGACTCACGTGCTTCCATTTGACCAGTGGGAAAAAGGATTTGAATTGATGCTCAATAAGCAATGCGGAAAAGTTGTTCTTAATCTTGACTAA
- a CDS encoding cyclic nucleotide-binding domain-containing protein, producing the protein MKLITYPPNSVIYKEGEVPQSIYYIVNGSISVKLFRKEKQIESGTIGEWGIYNIPSEESVVTLSETTLYSVNSSEILSSEYSDRILRSMVSSIAQRLLVIDSELAESREIPEYVGPDKLRFFNRLHPGAYKLTDNIFQDILQSKRFYVGGYYREAMEIFAKMMAQVTSEELKKEIMVWHTLLSMVTDPERAEIHFKRLNPNEYSDLLSYAYLVNFFKGGQKQEILEMYMKAGLFVPANTIITLEGEAALEGYLILKGYLKAVKLLEDKEVLLSIVGPGEFVGEGAFLDSKVRMVTLYTLSPTAFIPLNAEVINKTITTNPGFILKICESQLRRISQVKRLLEIRYQSNPAQRTISALKYFSELFGKTKITVRDIAYLVDVNSERVIEEAKHLGFKVSFDGTITL; encoded by the coding sequence ATGAAGCTCATCACTTATCCTCCGAACAGTGTTATATATAAAGAAGGTGAGGTTCCGCAATCGATTTACTACATAGTTAACGGCTCTATTAGCGTAAAGCTCTTTAGAAAAGAAAAACAGATAGAAAGCGGTACAATCGGTGAGTGGGGTATTTATAATATCCCTTCAGAAGAGAGCGTTGTTACACTTTCGGAAACTACACTCTATTCAGTGAATTCAAGTGAAATTCTTTCGTCCGAATATTCTGACAGAATATTGAGAAGCATGGTTTCCTCAATAGCCCAGCGATTGTTGGTTATAGATTCAGAGCTTGCAGAATCTCGGGAAATACCAGAATACGTTGGACCCGATAAACTGCGTTTTTTCAATAGACTGCACCCGGGGGCTTACAAATTGACTGATAATATCTTTCAAGATATCTTGCAATCCAAGAGATTTTATGTGGGCGGTTATTATAGAGAAGCGATGGAGATATTTGCTAAGATGATGGCTCAGGTGACAAGCGAAGAGCTCAAAAAGGAGATAATGGTATGGCATACTCTCCTAAGTATGGTAACGGATCCTGAAAGAGCCGAAATACACTTCAAGAGGCTCAATCCAAACGAATACAGCGATTTGCTTTCATATGCGTACCTTGTTAATTTCTTCAAAGGTGGTCAAAAGCAGGAGATACTTGAAATGTACATGAAAGCTGGTCTATTTGTTCCTGCCAATACCATAATTACGCTCGAGGGTGAAGCTGCTTTGGAAGGGTATTTGATATTGAAAGGATATCTGAAAGCAGTGAAACTTCTCGAAGACAAAGAAGTACTGCTTTCAATAGTTGGACCCGGAGAATTCGTGGGAGAAGGCGCTTTCTTGGATTCAAAAGTAAGGATGGTCACACTGTACACGCTTTCACCTACCGCATTCATCCCGCTCAATGCCGAGGTTATAAATAAGACGATTACTACAAACCCAGGCTTTATACTGAAGATATGCGAGTCTCAACTGAGAAGGATATCGCAAGTCAAGAGATTACTTGAGATACGGTATCAATCAAATCCAGCTCAAAGAACGATAAGCGCACTTAAGTACTTTTCCGAACTCTTTGGCAAGACAAAAATAACAGTGAGAGATATAGCGTATCTTGTCGATGTAAATTCCGAGAGAGTAATAGAGGAAGCTAAGCATCTTGGATTTAAAGTATCATTTGACGGCACGATTACTCTGTAG
- a CDS encoding glycine C-acetyltransferase, with protein MFDYKILEDEMEALKNEGLLINIRTLESPQGAWIVINGKRVLNLCSNNYLGFANDERLKQAAIKATQEWGVGPGAVRTIAGTMKIHEELEKALAEFKGADATIFLQSGFIANQAAIPTIFGDESDAIISDELNHASIIDGVRLSKAKRYVYKHNDMNELEARLKEARDVQKARRILIVTDGVFSMDGDIAPLPEIVELADKYGAAVMVDDAHGEGVLGRGGRGIVDHFGLHGRVDMEIGTLSKAFGVLGGYIAGKETLVRYLKQKARPFLFSTGLTPADVAACLEAVKILQESDERVRKLWDNASYFKTEMRKLGFDLGVSQTPITPVMLYDAKVASQFSKELFEEGIFAQAIGYPTVPKGKARIRVMISAVHSKEDLDFALEKFEKVGKKLAVI; from the coding sequence ATGTTCGATTACAAGATTCTCGAAGATGAAATGGAAGCTCTTAAGAATGAGGGACTTTTGATAAATATCCGCACGTTGGAATCACCGCAGGGAGCATGGATTGTAATCAATGGCAAGAGAGTACTTAATCTTTGTTCGAACAATTACCTCGGGTTTGCTAACGACGAAAGGCTGAAACAGGCAGCGATAAAAGCAACCCAAGAATGGGGTGTTGGACCTGGGGCTGTTAGAACGATCGCTGGTACGATGAAAATTCACGAAGAACTCGAAAAAGCGCTTGCAGAATTTAAAGGTGCCGATGCTACGATATTCCTTCAGTCAGGATTTATAGCAAACCAAGCAGCGATCCCGACAATTTTTGGAGATGAATCAGACGCTATCATTTCCGATGAGCTTAACCATGCGAGTATAATCGATGGTGTAAGGCTTTCAAAAGCCAAGAGGTATGTATACAAACACAACGACATGAACGAACTCGAAGCAAGGCTTAAGGAAGCGAGAGATGTTCAGAAAGCAAGAAGAATACTTATCGTTACTGATGGTGTTTTCAGTATGGATGGAGATATAGCACCACTGCCTGAGATAGTCGAGCTTGCAGACAAATACGGAGCTGCTGTAATGGTCGACGACGCACATGGTGAGGGTGTGCTTGGACGTGGTGGGCGCGGTATAGTGGATCATTTCGGGTTGCACGGCAGAGTTGATATGGAAATAGGCACGTTATCGAAAGCGTTCGGCGTGCTTGGTGGATACATTGCAGGTAAAGAAACGCTTGTCAGGTACTTGAAACAGAAAGCAAGACCATTCTTGTTCAGCACGGGCCTTACACCGGCAGATGTGGCTGCGTGTCTTGAAGCGGTCAAGATACTCCAAGAGAGCGACGAAAGAGTCAGAAAGCTCTGGGATAATGCTTCATACTTCAAAACTGAAATGAGAAAGCTGGGTTTTGACCTTGGCGTAAGTCAGACACCGATAACGCCAGTAATGCTTTACGATGCAAAGGTTGCAAGCCAATTCAGTAAAGAACTGTTTGAAGAAGGCATATTCGCTCAAGCGATAGGATACCCAACGGTGCCAAAAGGAAAAGCAAGAATAAGAGTAATGATAAGTGCGGTACACTCAAAAGAAGATCTCGACTTTGCACTTGAAAAATTTGAAAAGGTTGGGAAGAAATTGGCGGTGATATGA
- a CDS encoding Crp/Fnr family transcriptional regulator, giving the protein MEKYIEALQKCEVFAGVEKKCIEELMRYAKIQRYDSKELVRSRNDECDEMLFLVEGEAFGLFTNPEGHVLQIDHMFAPKLLAAAVIFSTEAKYPVDVETAQPSVFLSIEKDRFVSYMMKNEQLLRNYLRYVSDAFVFITDRFYEITMKNLVQKVCSYLVRLMEEQKSPVVTLDMTKEELSREFGATRPALSRVFVELEKLGIIEMEGKRVKVNDIDYVQDYAEFG; this is encoded by the coding sequence ATGGAAAAATACATAGAAGCTCTTCAAAAGTGCGAGGTATTTGCCGGTGTTGAGAAGAAATGCATAGAAGAACTTATGCGGTATGCGAAAATTCAAAGGTACGATTCGAAAGAGCTGGTGCGTTCAAGGAATGATGAGTGCGATGAGATGTTGTTTTTAGTTGAAGGTGAAGCGTTTGGGCTTTTTACAAATCCAGAGGGCCACGTTTTACAAATTGACCATATGTTCGCCCCGAAATTGCTCGCAGCTGCGGTTATATTCTCAACGGAAGCCAAGTACCCTGTTGATGTCGAAACCGCTCAACCTTCTGTTTTCCTAAGCATCGAAAAGGATAGGTTCGTTTCATACATGATGAAAAACGAGCAACTGCTGAGGAATTACCTTAGATACGTCAGCGATGCTTTTGTCTTCATCACCGATAGGTTTTATGAAATAACAATGAAAAACCTCGTCCAAAAAGTGTGTTCATATCTTGTGAGACTAATGGAAGAGCAGAAAAGTCCTGTTGTTACACTTGATATGACGAAAGAAGAGCTTTCAAGAGAGTTCGGCGCCACACGCCCTGCGCTTTCAAGGGTGTTTGTGGAGCTTGAGAAGCTTGGAATTATTGAGATGGAAGGAAAACGCGTGAAAGTCAACGATATCGACTATGTGCAAGACTATGCTGAATTTGGATAA
- the hcp gene encoding hydroxylamine reductase → MALNMFCYQCSQAMNGEACTITGVCGKDPVVSRLQDNLEYILKGISAYYYHARELGYKDEEIAAFLSEGLYSTLTNVNFDAQEFVNLALRAGMMNFKVMQLLKKAHIETYGEPMPTEVETGTKEGHAIIVTGHNLKALEELLKQVEGTDVYVYTHSEMLPAHGYPGLRKYKNLAGNLGGAWFDQRDLFDKIPAAILGTSNCVLLPKESYRDRMFTTSIARLPGVKHIEGYDYSEVIAKAKSLPKLPEQPGKYKLTTGYSASVVKSLAGKIKELVEAGKIKHFFVVGGCDTPTRRGAYYREFVEKLPKETVVITLACGKFRINDLQLGDIEGIPRLIDVGQCNDTIVALEIAMALSETFGVPVTELPLSLVLTWMEQKAVAILWTLLALGLKGIYIGPVLPAWVNKEILEVLVKNYDLKLIGQPEEDIKAILKV, encoded by the coding sequence ATGGCGTTGAACATGTTCTGTTATCAGTGTTCACAAGCGATGAACGGCGAAGCATGTACTATCACAGGTGTGTGCGGCAAAGATCCTGTTGTTTCAAGATTGCAAGATAACTTGGAGTACATACTCAAAGGTATATCTGCGTATTACTACCATGCAAGAGAACTCGGTTACAAAGATGAGGAAATTGCAGCTTTCCTCAGTGAAGGGCTCTATTCAACCCTCACAAACGTGAATTTCGATGCTCAGGAGTTTGTGAATTTGGCTCTCAGAGCTGGTATGATGAACTTCAAAGTCATGCAACTACTCAAGAAGGCACATATTGAAACGTACGGTGAGCCGATGCCGACAGAAGTGGAAACGGGTACAAAAGAAGGACACGCGATAATCGTCACTGGACATAATCTCAAAGCTCTTGAAGAGCTCCTTAAACAAGTTGAAGGCACGGATGTGTACGTCTACACGCACTCTGAAATGCTCCCAGCACACGGATATCCCGGATTGAGAAAATACAAGAACTTAGCTGGAAACCTCGGAGGCGCTTGGTTTGATCAAAGGGACCTCTTTGACAAAATTCCCGCAGCGATACTCGGAACGAGTAACTGCGTACTGTTGCCAAAAGAATCCTATAGAGACAGAATGTTCACAACATCGATTGCAAGGCTTCCCGGCGTAAAGCACATTGAAGGTTACGACTATTCGGAAGTTATAGCGAAGGCAAAGTCATTGCCAAAGCTCCCAGAACAACCCGGAAAGTACAAGCTCACAACAGGATATTCTGCAAGCGTTGTTAAATCTTTAGCGGGAAAGATTAAAGAACTTGTTGAAGCTGGAAAGATAAAACACTTCTTTGTTGTTGGCGGATGCGATACCCCAACAAGACGCGGTGCATACTACAGAGAATTCGTCGAAAAACTTCCAAAGGAAACAGTAGTTATAACACTTGCGTGTGGTAAGTTCAGAATCAACGACTTACAACTCGGCGATATTGAAGGTATTCCAAGACTCATCGACGTTGGTCAATGCAACGATACAATCGTAGCACTCGAAATAGCCATGGCGCTCTCTGAAACGTTCGGTGTTCCTGTCACAGAGCTCCCGCTATCACTCGTGCTCACATGGATGGAACAGAAAGCTGTTGCAATACTGTGGACACTACTTGCACTTGGACTCAAAGGAATCTACATAGGTCCTGTATTGCCAGCTTGGGTCAATAAAGAAATTCTTGAAGTGCTCGTTAAGAACTACGATTTGAAACTCATAGGGCAACCGGAAGAAGATATAAAGGCGATTTTAAAGGTATAA
- a CDS encoding PQQ-binding-like beta-propeller repeat protein — MRAKFLLLLILFLTFIYLFSSTVFAQIPFLSHKGFVAVLSDLHYPYRSNITDTLFKKLLELKPSYVFLTGDLTEMGSDVEFSKLWKAISVLDKSGIKYRYTLGNHDVRWSDIFRKSKRLSNVPYEFFQETVDKLLFIGIDTSVPFQQVGHIGNEQLKWVENTLKSAGVEKKIPIILCHHPFGGPSNYTDDGWKLMNMLLEYRVPLVLYGHGHSYSYAGNYNGTWFQMIGAAKDGYMTIVSWDEAALHIWRYSLEFDKFELLKSVSLIPEAIEKNLSPSIENKDGKISISANPSKYNRIKAISNGKILLERTLKDTSKTSFEIGNVTTDLGINFLSLYGYSKGYTIHRFYTLKSAINTDAKLKLIWSYELQEAIYSKPIEVDGGIIVADYSGTVLFLQDGKETWKMKIGPVFANIVSESDSGTSFFIGDIDGNMYVIETKTGKILKKIKLNEPIYTISNGKSTLLVGAGRFGYVIRKSDLQIIAKHDLKGLVQSEAYFENGVYYQTSWGGGIYIIAEDGRLTDRIDTGSGYYTAGACKPAVIDEWLFYTTTGSKVVGVNLKDKTKKWEAGNITVGYSSVEKFKDFIFVSSLGGTVYKFDKNGKLVWKANTGSPISFSSPRVLSDNHLIIGTNSGEIALIDITTGSFSKYFAGPSYVTHVVPTSNPGTFIVAFADGSVKMIRIGST, encoded by the coding sequence ACTGAAGCCGAGTTACGTATTTTTGACAGGTGACTTGACGGAGATGGGTAGCGATGTGGAATTTTCGAAATTGTGGAAAGCCATTTCGGTGCTTGATAAATCGGGTATCAAGTACAGATATACCCTTGGAAATCATGATGTGCGTTGGAGCGATATATTCAGAAAATCAAAAAGGCTGTCGAATGTTCCATATGAATTCTTCCAAGAGACTGTGGATAAGTTATTATTTATAGGCATAGATACATCTGTCCCATTCCAGCAAGTTGGTCATATTGGCAACGAGCAGTTGAAGTGGGTTGAAAACACTCTCAAGAGTGCAGGAGTTGAAAAGAAAATTCCGATTATATTGTGCCACCATCCGTTCGGTGGTCCTTCGAATTATACCGACGACGGCTGGAAGTTGATGAATATGCTTTTAGAATACAGAGTACCTTTGGTTTTGTACGGACATGGGCACAGCTATTCTTATGCAGGAAATTACAACGGGACATGGTTTCAGATGATTGGAGCAGCAAAGGATGGGTATATGACCATTGTAAGCTGGGACGAAGCGGCTTTACATATCTGGAGATACTCGCTTGAATTTGATAAATTTGAATTATTAAAATCTGTATCTCTAATACCGGAAGCTATTGAAAAAAATCTATCGCCTTCAATAGAAAACAAAGACGGAAAAATCTCTATATCTGCCAACCCTTCAAAATACAACAGAATTAAAGCGATTTCCAACGGCAAGATTCTCCTTGAACGAACTCTAAAAGATACTTCCAAAACCAGCTTTGAAATAGGCAACGTTACAACCGATTTAGGCATCAACTTTTTATCACTCTATGGCTACTCAAAAGGATACACTATTCATAGATTTTACACATTAAAAAGCGCCATAAACACTGATGCTAAGTTAAAACTCATTTGGTCGTATGAATTACAGGAAGCTATTTATTCAAAGCCGATAGAAGTAGATGGTGGGATAATCGTAGCTGATTACTCGGGCACGGTTTTGTTTTTGCAGGATGGAAAAGAGACTTGGAAGATGAAGATTGGTCCTGTTTTCGCGAATATAGTTAGTGAAAGTGATTCGGGTACGTCGTTCTTCATTGGCGATATCGATGGTAATATGTATGTTATTGAAACCAAGACAGGAAAGATTTTGAAGAAGATAAAACTTAACGAACCAATTTATACAATTTCAAATGGAAAATCAACACTACTCGTTGGTGCAGGTAGGTTTGGTTATGTGATTCGAAAGTCAGATCTCCAGATAATAGCCAAACACGATTTAAAGGGGTTAGTACAATCAGAAGCTTATTTTGAGAATGGAGTGTATTACCAAACATCTTGGGGCGGAGGTATCTATATCATAGCCGAAGATGGAAGGCTTACAGATAGAATAGACACGGGAAGCGGATACTACACAGCGGGTGCGTGTAAACCTGCGGTGATTGACGAATGGCTCTTCTATACAACCACCGGAAGCAAAGTTGTTGGTGTGAATTTAAAAGACAAGACTAAAAAATGGGAAGCCGGCAACATAACGGTTGGATATTCCTCAGTTGAAAAATTCAAAGATTTCATCTTTGTATCTTCACTTGGGGGAACGGTGTATAAATTTGACAAAAACGGAAAGTTGGTCTGGAAAGCAAATACAGGTTCGCCGATAAGTTTTTCATCGCCGAGAGTTTTGAGCGATAATCATTTAATAATTGGAACAAACTCAGGTGAGATAGCTTTAATAGACATAACGACGGGAAGTTTCTCAAAGTACTTTGCAGGACCCTCTTATGTGACGCATGTTGTACCAACTTCAAATCCCGGAACATTTATTGTGGCTTTTGCGGACGGGAGTGTGAAGATGATAAGAATAGGTTCAACGTGA